In the Deinococcus roseus genome, CCGAAACTGCACCCATCGCCCTGCTGGGAGCGCTGGCAAGCACGGGGGTCTGACATGAAAAACCTTCACCTCAAAGTGCCACTTCTGCTGGTTTGCACAGTGCTGCTCTCGGGCTGCACTTTCATTTCTTTTCCGCTGATCCCCGATCCCGTTTCTGTGGAGCTTCCCGTGCTTCCCAGAACCGAAGGGCTGGTTCTGCAAGACAAAACCCTGCTCCTGAAAGTCAGCATCCCTTCTGGAGAAGGCTACCTGGGCGTGATCTGGTACCAGCAGGACAAAGAGCTGGGACGGGAAAGCGTCTACATTGACGAAAAAATCCCGGAAGTGACCTTCAAACAGGAAGCCGACCCAGCCAAACCTTACCGGGTGGTGTTGCTGTACCAGAAGAGGATCATCCGGCAGTATGAATACGTGCCTCCACAACCCGCAAAAACCGAGGATGACCCCAAAACAGACCCTGAACCTGACAAAACAGTTCCCGCCACAGAAGCCCCACCCACAGACCCTACAGACCCACCCACAGATCCACCCTCAGACCCAGCACCAACCGATCCCACTGGCCCCTCAGACACACCCCAGGAACCTCCTCAAGATGGAAGCCCTTAAAGCATTTGAGGCGCTGGTGGAATGGGAAAAAGGCACCACCACCCGCTACCGTTACGAAGAGGGACAGGTGGTGTTTTACCGTGAGGATCCCAGGGCTGCACCCTGCAACTACGGTTGCATTCCGGGTCTGATGAACCCAGCAGACGATGCCGAAGTGGATGTGATCTGGCTGGATGGGCCTCTGCCTGTGGGCTGGAAAGGCAGCATTGAGGTCAGTGGTTTGCTGTTTTTGCTGGACCAGGACCACAAGGTGCTGACCGGAGATTTGAGGCACGTGCAGCCTGTGCTGGACTGGTTTCCTTCAGAAAGAGGAGCCAGGGTGCTTCCTGCAGAGGAGGCTTTACACTGGCTCAATGCCTTGAAGCTTGCACCACCATCACATGGCTCTGGGCAGTGAGCGGATCTCCTGAAAAAGACCCTGAAAATTGTGCCTCCAGACCCACAGAATCCAGCATCCATTCCAGTTCATAACGGGTGAAATAGCGCTGGGTGAGGGTGTGGTGTTCCCGCCTGAGCAGTCCCGCATTGTCTGTGGTGTCCACAAGGTACTGGGTGGTGGCCAGTTGTTTGACCTGATCGATGCGCTGCATCACAAAAACATCCCGTCTGAATTCTGGGGTGATGAAGGTCTCCCCTTCGTGGCGCAAAACCCCTTCCAGCCCAAAATTTGGCACGTACACATCGAAAGCCAGGGTGCCTGATGGAGCGAGGTGCTTGCTGATGCATTGCAGGGCTTTTTTCTGGTCCTGGGGGGTGTAGAGGTGCATCAGGGCATTGAAGGGGGCAATGACCAGGTCGAAGGTGTCGTG is a window encoding:
- a CDS encoding inorganic pyrophosphatase, whose amino-acid sequence is MEALKAFEALVEWEKGTTTRYRYEEGQVVFYREDPRAAPCNYGCIPGLMNPADDAEVDVIWLDGPLPVGWKGSIEVSGLLFLLDQDHKVLTGDLRHVQPVLDWFPSERGARVLPAEEALHWLNALKLAPPSHGSGQ
- a CDS encoding class I SAM-dependent methyltransferase gives rise to the protein MDYNPLADLYQQQYAGYYDDIHFYARLAERVGGKVLELGAGSGRVTIPLARRGLEVTALELSAKMLDHARSYAQQEGVEVQWVEGDMRQFDLHDTFDLVIAPFNALMHLYTPQDQKKALQCISKHLAPSGTLAFDVYVPNFGLEGVLRHEGETFITPEFRRDVFVMQRIDQVKQLATTQYLVDTTDNAGLLRREHHTLTQRYFTRYELEWMLDSVGLEAQFSGSFSGDPLTAQSHVMVVQASRH